In Lactuca sativa cultivar Salinas chromosome 5, Lsat_Salinas_v11, whole genome shotgun sequence, the DNA window ATCGATACAGATCATATCAAATCCGTTCGAGCATCTCTTTCGCATTTTGGGGAGAAATGCGGTCAGATTAGGAGTCGGTCTAGTAGCGACGATGTAAGTTTCTAACTCCGGTGTTGTAGGCAGTTTCATCTGCATGTCATCGTCTATTAATATAGATGATTCTGGACAAATATAGTGGAGtataatttgtattttttttttcccacgtattgatcagaagatgaattgtttgtttgaaatgaaaaatggatCAGGAATCAGAGAAGGTGAAAGATCTTGAAGTTGTCCTACAAGATTTGGCTAATTGCAAGGTTCAACTAGAAGCCATGGATTCTGCCCACAAGCAAGCCCTTCTTAACAAAGATCACCACGAAAAAACCGTTGAGGAGCTCTCAATGCTATTGAAGACCTCGGAATTCGAAAAAGATATATACATCAACGAATGCAAGGAAGCAAAGATTCGTGTATCAGAACTCCATTCCAAGATCCAAATTATGGCCGATGAGTTGAGCGACTTAAAATCAACACGAGATCAGCTTCTTACAGTCGAGAAACAACTCGTGGCTGCCACCGATGATAAACTCGAGGCCATCAAACACACAAATGCGCTCAATGACACCATTCTCAGTTTACAAGCTTCGTCCATGGAGGCAGAGAGCGCGAAGATAAAGGCTGAAAAACATATGGAGTTATTAGAGAGCGAGTTGACTCAGTTGAAGCTGGAAATCAGAGGTGAGTTAGACACGGTTAAAACCGATTTGGAAGAGATGTGTAACAAAGAGAACGAAGCACAAGTCGAAATAGCCTTGTTGAAGGCCGAGCTTCATAAAGGGAGATCCAAAACCGCATCCGCAGAGGCTTCCGAGTTACGAGCTAAAGGCGAAAAATCCGCTGCTTATTTTGCTCTTCAGGAAATGGCGATTGAGAACCAAGAACTGAAGAAAGAAAACGAAAGTTTACAATCGGAACTTCCAAATTCCGACCATGAGATCACGATTTCGTTGGAAGAATACGAGATGTTGGTGAAGAAAGCGGAGGAAGCTAAATTGGAACCGGAAATGGAGAATTTGAAGAAAGATTTGGAGAGTGCGATGGCGAGAGTGAGCGAGTTCAGGACAAGAGCGGAACAAGCGGCAACGAGGGCGGAGGTGGCGGAGGAGGCAAAGGCGGCGGTGGAAGAGCAAATAAAGAGCTTGAAAGAACAGAAGCAAAGACGGAGGGCGGCTATGGCAGCACTCCGTGCGGAATCAATGTCGAAATCGAGTCGTAGTTTTGAGTATCATGACGATATTGATAACCCTAAAACATACATGCCATTAGGTACGTTTCTCAAAATGAAATTCTAGTTCAGGACTAACTTAAATTGAAACATATCTTGAATTTTATGTAATGAATTACATTATATTTAACCAAAATAAACGATAATATTTACCAGGCAAATATGATCTCATGTTTCTTTTGTATTTTTGTTTCAAATATTGTTTCTTTAAAAAGGTGCATCATATATACATAGTTAGGAAGGACGGTATCCCTGCATTAACTTTGGGAACCATATTCCCGCTGTGAACATGAGCATGCGTCCTTTGGGAAAAAGTAGAGAGAAAAACTCTTGGGTTGTTTCCGCAAACATCTTGCATCTTTCAAACCATTAGGTTTAAAAAAATCTATGAATAACCACGGTATCttcttaataataataaatcaatcAACTTTTCTCTCAATTTATATAATCATAGAAGATATTCAAGGAGTTCGATTACACACCTAACAAAATCCATGCGTAACCGTTAAGTTTCATCTTCGTCATCATGTTCAATAGGCGTGTCTTCATCTAATGAGCATAACATGTGCGCTATGAAAACAATTGCTCAAGCTAAATTACATCTTCTTCAAGATACTACAAGTTCAAGCGGGTTAACAAATGAAATAATTTGTGTTCATGATCTGGATACTACACATGATTGTCACGTGCATGATTATTTTGCTCCAAATACCGTATTTTGTGGTGAGGGTTTTAGAAGAAGGTTTTGGATACAAAGAGAACTATTTGTAAGAATAGTTGATGATATTGAGacaaatgatccatggtttaggTTAACCATGGATGCTAGGAACCAAATAAGTTTTATTTCATTGTAGTAGTACACATATGAAATACATTAACTAGGGTACAGGACAGTCGTTGACTCGTCATACGAGTATTTGAATATGTTAGAAAGAATTTAAACCTCATCTCGAAAATATTATTGAGTTGTATCGAGACGAATATTTGCATAAACAACTATGCACGACATACCACTTTTGTAAGCCGTACATGAATCCAAACATGGCTTTCCTAGAATGTAATGTAGTAGTGATTGTATGCATTTGACACAACGGAATTTCCCAACGACATGACGATGCCAATACATAAGAGCAAGGTGTTGATTATTAGACATGATCAATTTCACATAAAGATGGATcttaaatcaatttacttatatgGAAGGGTTAACTTTAAAGAAGATGTTGCCATGTTCTTGATTATTTTCTTCCCATAATGGTGTTTACTGATTTTCAGATGGAGAGAATTGTGTATTTTTTTATACTCCTGATGATGGTGTTTTATATGAGAGTATTTGAATCGTAAGCAAGAACTATTGAGTATCTAGATGATGATACATATACTAATGGAATAAATTCAATAGTTACACCTTTTGGAAAAGAAATTTGAACCACACAAAATTAGTCCCTCAAATTATAGAGTTATGACATATCCTTCATACTACATTTATTTAGTCTAGGGACATGATATGTCATATGGAAAACACTCAAatgagggctagggtttcgttcttagAGTTTGGAGAAGTGGAGGTTGACCATAAGAAGCTCCCAAAACAACATAAGTTGATTAAATAtgacacaaaccctaaaaattagggtttgcccctgatgagcatacgcccaacgtacttccacGTGGGTGCCTCCACGTAAATCCATCGAGccagtacgtccagcgtactcgGCTAAGGACCAAAATGAAAAGAATTTACAATGAAGGGCTAAAAGGGAAAAACCTGAAATGCAATGTTGCAATGTATGTCTTACATTACCTTATTTtctgattttaaataaaacaatgATATTGTCATTTATGattgtatttgttttttttttttcagtccattaaattttatatttcatcGTATAGTATAATTATTTATCATTAATCTTGAGTTAAAGAACATTGTgaatattttaaaatcattttacatattaattagaaataacgATGACAGACttacaaaaaaaacattcatatttGTTTAAAATAACTGTTTGCATATTTAGGATTGACAGTTACGAGGTTTATAGTCTAtatgttttttaatattttagataaaattaggaaaatatatatatatatatatatatatatatatatatatatatatatatatatatatatatatatatatatatatatatatatatatatatatatatataggaaaatctctggaaaagtcctaatattttaccttaatttacgaaaaagtcctaaactaaaatttgtttatgaaaaaaaTCCTAATTACCGATAAAATGACGATTTGACCATATTTCCCCGGTTTACCGGTTTCATTACTTAACCGGTTTTaaaaaagtctcattattttatcaTAATTTACGACAAAGTCCCAAATTATTGTAAAATAATAGGACTTTAATGAAAATAATGgtaaaataatgggactttaATGTTTCCGGGTAAGTAATGAAACCGGTAAACCAAGAAAATAGAGCCAACTCGTCATTTTTACGGGTTTTTTGGACTTTTTCATAAACTAATTTTAGTTTGGGACTTTGTTGTAAATTAGggtaaatattgggacttttccggagacttccctatatatatatatatatatatatatatatatatatatatatatatatatatatatatatatatatatatatatatatatatatatatagggttaagatcggttgagaactcatagttttccgagaacccgagaactaaaagtggaatGTTAGATCAAAACTAATTCATTAAGGGCATGATCCTAATCTTATCGatttcatttaatgtttaattttttgtgttattcTACATATTAATAGAAATGTctaaaaaattacataataaatcaaattttcggattttttttaaaaaagtattttattttcagttttttttaagtgcagatttttaattttttaaagaaaacatgaatttttgaaatttttttcagtttttgcatattttttaaaaaatagtattttcagttttttttaaatagtatttttcagtttttttaaaaaaaaacaacaaaagtgcagattttttagttttttatagaaaacatgaatttttgaaaaaaattgaaaaaaatatatttttttttaaaaaaactgcattttttataaaacatttaaaaatcaattaaaaaaactggaatatttaaaaaatactatattttttaaccaaaaaaatcaacatttttggtacatttatgcatattttttacaaatgcatatatgcatatttcataTACTATAATATTTGTAAGAAAATCATAAGaaactcattttatttactaatttataaacataatacaataagtattttattcgatacaatataaaatataaaaaacaaaaaaatgttacaaaatatcaaagcattttcatgtcttcgtgtcaatatttccatattttcttcaatttatcattttccacctcttcaatattcaccacaatttcttccaaatctacaagaaaattaaaaagaatCTGATTAatgcaaaaacactcacaaaaatacatatgtgatttacatgtgaatcacatgtaattcatatgtgatttacatgtgaattacatgtaattcatatgttagttacatgtgaatcacatgtaattcatatgtgatttacatgtgaatcacatgtaattcatatgtgaattacatgtgacttacatgtgaatcacatgtaattcatatgtgaatcacatgtaatttatatgtgatttacatgtgaatcacatgtatttcatatgtgaatttcatgtaaatcacatgtaattcatatgtgatttacatgtgaataacatgtaattcatatgtgatttacatgtgtgtGTCACATGtgtttcatatgtgatttacatgtgaatcacatgtaattcatatgtgaactacatgtgaatcacatgtaattcatatgtgaatcacaaaTGAATCACCAAATTAGTATGTGAAaaaatatgtacatatatagataCCAAGTTAGTACCTATATACCTGCACATTCCAGGTTGTTTATTGGTTCTGGAGATAGTATTGCATTTGGAGCTGGGGTGATTTCTATTTCTGGAGCCTacaataaaacaatgttattttgaaaagatattttttaaacaaataatcaaaaacaaattaaataatactatataCCTTCATATTGCCTCTGTTGATAAAAGTTCGGATGCTGAAATGTCATTTGTAACAGATTTCTAGGATTAGTatcaaatcaaataatattaaGTGGTTCTAAAAGAAACTGACAAGTGAGAGCCAGAAGGCTGCAGTCTGCCAATCAAACTTTGGAGCATAAAGAATCATCTCCCTATAATCATTTTCAAGCTTTTTATAGATATCTTTGTCACTTTTTCCAGAACGGATTTTATCACGAATAAGCTGCAACATCATGAGTTAGTTGAAGCTGTAATACAAATTTTGTTGAAACACAGTTCTATCACATGGCTCTTAAGAATCCTATAGAGGTTGACACTATAGAGAAGACATAAATACATATCAATAGGGGAGAGGTGCATATGGTGAAGATTTGAAGGATACATCTGCAGCATGAATGATTTGAAAACTTTATGTGTAAGCAACTGGTAGCTGTTAcacaatgaaaaataaaaaagttacctTCCTAAGAAGAACAACAAGTATGGGAAGAAGTCTAATTTTCAGCAAATAATGGAATTTCAATAGCACGTAGCAAGTATGGGAAACGAATTTCAGAAAGCAATTGTAACGTGGTACATAGCAAGCAATCAATTTTCAGTTCTACATAGCAACTTAGCAAGCATAGATTTTCAGCAGAAACTTGATTTTCACCAACCCCTGTTTACTTAGCAATCAATCAATTGTAATGAACCATCGATTTTCAGGAATCAATCGATTCTCACTAGAAATCGGTTCATGAAAGATGACAGCTCAATCGATGGTAAATACGCAATCGATTCTACataccagagagagagagagagagagagagagagagagagagagaggctcacTTATAGGCGCAAGAgatggagaagacggagcagtcatgACATCGATCTGACGGAGCCGAGGGTGGCAACGACGATATCTAACGGATGCGAAGACGATATCGCCCGACTCTGCTGAAGCATCACTTTGTCTTTTGATTCCGCATCTGAATCGAACAAAGTTCTGTAAGCCGGTTTCAAGATAAGATCCGTATAGCTGCGTGAAAgatcagtcaaaaccctaacgaGCTTAGAGTTCTCAAGCTTGAGATTCAAAGCATAGGCAACATAAGCGAAAGCGACTTGTGATCATCTGCTTGCTTCCGGATTAAGGATTGTTGATTGATAGCCATTGTTGATCGTTAACGGAGGTAGAGGTGATCGATTGATGAAGGGAGGAGATGATTGATGGAAGGGGTAGGCGTTGGAGGTGGAGGGCAGAGGGAGGTGCTCGATGGATTTAGGGTGGAGGTCGATGGAGTCGGTGAAGAATCGGGAGAAAGAGAAGGAAACGACCGATAGAAAGACTAATTAGGATCTGATATGTTTATTTGGGGAGCAAATTACAGATCCCGCACTTTTAGTTCTCAGGTTCTTGGGAAAATATGAGGTCTCAAATGAtccttgctctctctctctctctctctctatatatatatatatatatatatatatatatatatatatatatatatatatatatatatatatatatatatatattattgacaaATTTTTTTGATAAAGTCGTAAAAGAAATTTTAATAGAAAAGTTCCGATTATTTAATTTTACACGATAATCTGTTAtttcttataaaaataaaaataaagacttTTTCGTTAATtttgtgtagcacctggttcttggtacgtattctttgtaattaactctttaaattttgcatttttggccttggactcggcgagttgaaggaccaactcgccgagtagaagcgggataaaACGCGGGGTTCTAagctgtggactcgacgagtagaccctgtctaggcaaaaaccctaattcggatgattgcaccctatttaaacactctaatttggcctcctttgtccctaacacttccagagagctgtagagcgaaaccctagcccccatattgttcttgtgagtgattttggctttgtgaaggaagtttaaagcttagaagaaggaggaggttgaagagtgcaaggaggggaagtagatccggaatctacatgTGAGaaacttccattcaggtagaaaagttcctaccttgatcactagttcatcagatcccctttttgtcccaaattagtggttttcaagccctaaaacctcaaactccatgtgtttatgctctatgttctgaaaggacttcagacctggaccttatggacatcttagaagtgtaaagtctctgtAGTTGAAGTGAttaaggtccctattgagtgcatgacctcataaagagcttggaattgccttttggagctcataTGGCCattcatgcacgtaaagtttgcaactttacgtgataagcatgccctaggagcttagatctatgggttggaaccgttgcatgtctcagatttgatCTGTATCGGAGGAGAgtggaagggactcggcgagttccaaaagtggactcggcaagttctataaagatggtcttagactcgacgagttggaggaacaactcggtgagtcctttgaagattgcctggtactcgacgagttgttcttcaaactcggcgagtcatatgaactgttactgagttaagacgggtttaagtgtagaaggtccaacccttcgtagctgCACACAaagttagcaatttaacgtgtagcaattgtcccagaaacccaaatcctcaggatggatgctctggtgaggatttggaatcgagtaggagatctgctcgtgggactcggcgagttgttctcggactcggcgagtcggatcgcgagtcggtccaatcgtcccaagtagtgagttatggGTGAATCAGTGAGTGGAGGAGGGGCTTGATAAGTTAGTGCTGGGATAGTaggaaagggactcggcgagtctatgccatgactcggcgagtccagtcaactggaagttgactttgattaaggagttgaccttggacctggGGTAGGTCGGTCacttgacctaagggtatttaggagtgactaatctatgtttatggatttatagccgaaggattaccggtgcagcagttAGTCGTCTAGCAAGCAGACTCTCcgcagctacttttcgag includes these proteins:
- the LOC111883266 gene encoding cytochrome c-type biogenesis CcmH-like mitochondrial protein isoform X2; the protein is MMLQLIRDKIRSGKSDKDIYKKLENDYREMILYAPKFDWQTAAFWLSLHPNFYQQRQYEGSRNRNHPSSKCNTISRTNKQPGMCRFGRNCGEY
- the LOC111883266 gene encoding uncharacterized protein LOC111883266 isoform X3; its protein translation is MILYAPKFDWQTAAFWLSLHPNFYQQRQYEGSRNRNHPSSKCNTISRTNKQPGMCRYIDLEEIVVNIEEVENDKLKKIWKY
- the LOC111883289 gene encoding uncharacterized protein LOC111883289 isoform X1, which codes for MTELFREESMGEIDTDHIKSVRASLSHFGEKCGQIRSRSSSDDESEKVKDLEVVLQDLANCKVQLEAMDSAHKQALLNKDHHEKTVEELSMLLKTSEFEKDIYINECKEAKIRVSELHSKIQIMADELSDLKSTRDQLLTVEKQLVAATDDKLEAIKHTNALNDTILSLQASSMEAESAKIKAEKHMELLESELTQLKLEIRGELDTVKTDLEEMCNKENEAQVEIALLKAELHKGRSKTASAEASELRAKGEKSAAYFALQEMAIENQELKKENESLQSELPNSDHEITISLEEYEMLVKKAEEAKLEPEMENLKKDLESAMARVSEFRTRAEQAATRAEVAEEAKAAVEEQIKSLKEQKQRRRAAMAALRAESMSKSSRSFEYHDDIDNPKTYMPLGTFLKMKF
- the LOC111883266 gene encoding uncharacterized protein LOC111883266 isoform X1; the protein is MMLQLIRDKIRSGKSDKDIYKKLENDYREMILYAPKFDWQTAAFWLSLHPNFYQQRQYEGSRNRNHPSSKCNTISRTNKQPGMCRYIDLEEIVVNIEEVENDKLKKIWKY
- the LOC111883266 gene encoding uncharacterized protein LOC111883266 isoform X4; this translates as MLQSLIGRLQPSGSHFIRTFINRGNMKAPEIEITPAPNAILSPEPINNLECADLEEIVVNIEEVENDKLKKIWKY
- the LOC111883289 gene encoding uncharacterized protein LOC111883289 isoform X2 codes for the protein MGEIDTDHIKSVRASLSHFGEKCGQIRSRSSSDDESEKVKDLEVVLQDLANCKVQLEAMDSAHKQALLNKDHHEKTVEELSMLLKTSEFEKDIYINECKEAKIRVSELHSKIQIMADELSDLKSTRDQLLTVEKQLVAATDDKLEAIKHTNALNDTILSLQASSMEAESAKIKAEKHMELLESELTQLKLEIRGELDTVKTDLEEMCNKENEAQVEIALLKAELHKGRSKTASAEASELRAKGEKSAAYFALQEMAIENQELKKENESLQSELPNSDHEITISLEEYEMLVKKAEEAKLEPEMENLKKDLESAMARVSEFRTRAEQAATRAEVAEEAKAAVEEQIKSLKEQKQRRRAAMAALRAESMSKSSRSFEYHDDIDNPKTYMPLGTFLKMKF